A stretch of Brassica rapa cultivar Chiifu-401-42 chromosome A08, CAAS_Brap_v3.01, whole genome shotgun sequence DNA encodes these proteins:
- the LOC103835174 gene encoding transcription repressor MYB4, which yields MGRSPCCEKAHTNKGAWTKEEDERLTAYIKAHGEGCWRSLPKAAGLLRCGKSCRLRWINYLRPDLKRGNFTEDEDELIIKLHSLLGNKWSLIAGRLPGRTDNEIKNYWNTHIRRKLINRGIDPTTHRPVQESSSASQDSKPTQLIEAITSNNTINISFTSTPKMESTSCFQVKPEKISMLTFKEEKDEFLTEEKLPDLNLELRISLPDVVEGKSTRARCFRCSLGMINGMECRCGSIRCDVVGGSSGSTGNGGDISHGFDFLGLATKETTTTSLLGFRSLEMI from the exons ATGGGAAGGTCACCATGTTGTGAGAAAGCTCACACAAACAAAGGAGCATGGACGAAAGAAGAGGACGAGAGGCTCACAGCATACATCAAAGCTCATGGCGAAGGCTGCTGGAGATCTCTCCCCAAAGCCGCCGGCCTTCTTCGGTGTGGCAAAAGCTGCCGTCTCCGGTGGATCAACTATCTCCGGCCTGACCTAAAGCGTGGAAACTTCACCGAGGACGAGGACGAGCTCATCATCAAGCTCCATAGCCTTCTTGGAAACAA ATGGTCGCTTATTGCCGGGAGATTACCGGGAAGAACAGATAACGAGATAAAGAATTATTGGAACACACATATACGAAGAAAGCTTATAAACAGAGGGATTGATCCAACGACTCATAGACCAGTCCAAGAATCATCATCAGCTTCTCAAGATTCTAAACCTACACAACTAATAGAAGCAATAACGAGTAACAACACCATTAACATATCTTTCACTTCTACTCCAAAGATGGAAAGCACAAGCTGTTTTCAAGTAAAACCAGAGAAAATCTCAATGCTTACGTTCAAAGAGGAAAAAGACGAGTTCCTAACTGAAGAGAAGTTGCCAGATTTGAATCTTGAGCTCAGAATCAGTCTTCCTGATGTTGTTGAGGGAAAGTCAACAAGGGCCCGTTGTTTCCGGTGCAGTTTAGGGATGATAAACGGCATGGAGTGCAGATGCGGAAGCATAAGATGCGATGTAGTTGGAGGTAGCAGCGGCAGTACTGGCAATGGGGGTGACATCAGCCACGGATTCGATTTCTTAGGGTTGGCAACGAAAGAGACTACTACTACTTCTCTTTTAGGTTTTCGAAGCTTGGAGATGATATAA